One Helianthus annuus cultivar XRQ/B chromosome 7, HanXRQr2.0-SUNRISE, whole genome shotgun sequence genomic region harbors:
- the LOC110869027 gene encoding protein NRT1/ PTR FAMILY 5.1 codes for MEEKGYTQDGTVNLRRQPVLSSKTGKWKACAFLVGYEAFERMAFYGVASNLVVYLTTQLHEDTVASVRNVNNWSGAVWMTPIFGAYIADSYLGRFWTFTFSSLIYVLGMVLLTLAVSIKFLKPTCSNGVCNKASTSQIAFFYTSLYIIAIGAGGTKPNISTFGADQFDDFDPDEKRLKVSFFNWWMFSSFLGALVATLGLVYIQENLGWGLGYGIPTVGLILSLLIFYMGTPMYRHKVRKTKSPAADFIRVVKAAFANRQRDLPSDPKELHEFPLQHYVDSGKRQVYHTPIFRFLDKGALKEEDKVGNSKRPPCTITQVEGVKLVLGMGMIWLVTLIPSTIWAQVNTLFVKQGTTLDRHLGSTFQLPAASLGSFVTLSMLISVPMYDRYFVPLMRKRTKNPRGITMLQRLGIGFSIQILAIAMAYLVEVKRMQCIKSHNILNPKEVIPMTIFWLLPQYILLGVADVFNAIGLLEFFYDQSPEDMQSLGTTFFTSGIGVGNFLNSFLVTMVDKATSMDGRKSWIGNNLNDSHLDYYYGFLLLISILNLGAFLWASKKYIYKRESNVEAKNEILEMECKPLEVVPLGLQV; via the exons ATGGAAGAAAAAGGATACACACAAGATGGCACAGTCAACCTTCGCAGGCAACCCGTGCTTTCTTCCAAAACTGGCAAATGGAAAGCTTGTGCTTTCTTAGTTG GCTATGAAGCGTTTGAGAGGATGGCGTTTTACGGTGTGGCATCAAACCTTGTGGTTTATTTGACCACACAATTGCACGAAGACACTGTTGCGTCTGTCAGAAATGTGAACAACTGGTCGGGTGCGGTGTGGATGACTCCAATCTTTGGTGCATACATCGCTGATTCTTATTTGGGTCGTTTCTGGACTTTCACCTTCTCGTCTCTCATCTATGTCTTG ggGATGGTGCTATTGACACTGGCAGTTTCAATCAAATTCTTAAAGCCAACTTGTAGTAATGGAGTCTGCAACAAAGCCTCCACTTCTCAAATTGCATTTTTCTACACATCTTTGTACATCATAGCCATAGGTGCAGGTGGGACCAAACCAAATATTTCAACATTTGGTGCTGACCAATTTGACGATTTTGACCCTGATGAAAAAAGACTCAAGGTCTCCTTTTTCAATTGGTGGATGTTTAGCAGCTTCTTGGGTGCACTTGTTGCCACCCTTGGTCTTGTGTATATTCAAGAAAACTTGGGTTGGGGTCTTGGCTATGGCATCCCAACTGTTGGTCTCATTTTGTCACTACTTATTTTCTACATGGGCACCCCTATGTATAGGCATAAAGTTAGGAAGACCAAGAGTCCGGCTGCCGATTTCATTCGTGTTGTCAAGGCGGCATTTGCCAACCGCCAGCGTGACCTACCAAGTGACCCGAAGGAGCTTCATGAGTTTCCTTTgcaacattatgttgatagcgGGAAACGTCAAGTCTATCACACTCCAATTTTCAG GTTCTTGGACAAAGGTGCACTTAAAGAAGAAGATAAGGTTGGCAACTCAAAGAGGCCACCATGCACAATTACTCAAGTGGAAGGAGTCAAGCTTGTATTGGGTATGGGCATGATATGGCTTGTAACCTTGATCCCTAGCACTATTTGGGCACAAGTCAACACCTTGTTTGTAAAACAAGGCACCACTTTGGACCGACATCTCGGGTCAACCTTTCAATTACCGGCAGCATCATTAGGGAGCTTTGTCACACTCTCTATGTTAATATCGGTACCAATGTACGATAGGTATTTTGTGCCTCTAATGCGTAAAAGAACCAAAAACCCTAGGGGGATCACCATGCTCCAAAGGCTAGGGATTGGATTTTCAATTCAGATTCTAGCCATAGCAATGGCCTATCTAGTTGAAGTTAAGAGAATGCAATGCATCAAATCccacaacattttaaaccctaaagAAGTTATCCCGATGACCATCTTTTGGTTATTGCCTCAATACATCCTACTCGGGGTGGCTGATGTGTTCAACGCCATTGGATTGCTCGAGTTCTTCTATGATCAGTCCCCGGAGGATATGCAAAGTCTTGGAACAACATTTTTTACAAGTGGAATTGGCGTTGGCAACTTTTTGAACAGTTTCTTGGTGACGATGGTGGACAAGGCAACGAGCATGGACGGAAGGAAGAGTTGGATCGGAAACAACTTGAATGATTCGCATTTGGATTACTATTACgggtttcttttattaatttcAATATTAAATTTAGGAGCTTTCTTGTGGGCATCAaagaaatatatttataaaaggGAGTCAAATGTAGAAGCAAAGAATGAAATCCTAGAGATGGAATGCAAACCACTGGAGGTAGTTCCATTAGGGTTACAAGTTTAA